The Thunnus albacares chromosome 21, fThuAlb1.1, whole genome shotgun sequence genome window below encodes:
- the trim55b gene encoding tripartite motif-containing protein 55b encodes MNSMENLEKQLTCPICLEMFTKPVVILPCQHNLCRKCANDVFTASNPYLPTRAGSLTSGGRFRCPSCRHEVVLDRHGVYGLQRNLLVENIIDMFKQESSSSKPTPESKEETPMCDVHEDEKINIYCVTHSVPTCSMCKVFGAHKDCEVAPITSIYQTKKTELSDGIAMMVGNNDRMQGIISQLEEACRAIEENGRRQKTLVCEKFDHLYSILEEKKREMSQKVTAEQEEKVNYIRGLTRKYGDHLEESCKIVEMGIQTMEEQEMAVFLVNTKDVLKKIAEASSTAHLDKVERGYENMDHYTVDFKKEGTALRSIDFLQDEEDEDEEDEDGEAGAEEGEGAQTVSGGGAVTATSVQPSAPQQLNSSPSAAKSAA; translated from the exons ATGAATAGCATGGAGAACTTGGAGAAACAGCTCACTTGTCCTATATGTCTGGAAATGTTTACAAAGCCGGTGGTTATCCTACCCTGCCAGCACAACCTCTGTAGAAAATGTGCCAATGATGTTTTCACG GCTTCAAATCCATACCTCCCAACGAGGGCCGGCTCGTTGACGTCCGGCGGCCGCTTCCGATGCCCGTCCTGCAGACATGAGGTGGTTCTGGACAGGCATGGGGTTTACGGGCTGCAAAGGAACCTGCTGGTTGAGAATATTATTGACATGTTCAAACAGGAGTCCAGCAG CAGCAAGCCAACGCCGGAGAGCAAGGAAGAAACGCCCATGTGTGATGTTCACGAGGACGAAAAGATCAACATTTACTGCGTGACCCACAGTGTGCCCACATGCTCCATGTGTAAGGTATTTGGAGCTCACAAAGACTGTGAGGTGGCGCCTATCACAAGCATCTACCAGACAAAGAAG ACGGAGCTGAGTGACGGGATTGCCATGATGGTTGGTAACAACGACAGGATGCAAGGCATCATTAGTCAGCTAGAGGAAGCCTGTCGTGCCATAGAG GAGAATGGTCGGAGGCAGAAGACTCTGGTGTGCGAGAAGTTTGACCACCTGTACTCCATCttggaagagaagaagagggagatgaGTCAGAAGGTGACGGCCGAGCAGGAAGAGAAGGTGAATTATATCCGGGGCCTGACCAGGAAGTACGGAGACCATTTGGAAGAGAGCTGTAAGATCGTGGAGATGGGGATACAGACCATGGAAGAGCAAGAGATGGCTGTATTCCTAGTG aacacaaaggatgtcctcaaaAA GATTGCAGAGGCATCTAGTACGGCACATTTGGATAAAGTTGAGCGTGGGTACGAGAACATGGATCATTACACCGTCGACTTCAAGAAAGAGGGCACGGCCCTGCGCAGCATCGACTTCCTGCAAG atgaggaggatgaggacgaagaggatgaggatggaGAGGCAGGCGCCGAGGAAGGAGAGGGGGCCCAGACTGTATCAGGAGGAGGTGCTGTTACAGCCACCTCCGTTCAACCTTCTGCACCCCAGCAGTTGAACTCGTCCCCCAGTGCAGCCAAAAGCGCCGCCTAG
- the crhb gene encoding corticotropin releasing hormone b produces MKLNLLGTTVILLVAFLPRYECRAIESPGGALRVPAPQTQNSQQQQQQQQQSGPILERVGEEYFIRLGNGDSNSFPSSSMYPGGSPAIYNRALQLQLTRRLLQGKVGNIRALISGFGDRGDDSMERGRRSEDPPISLDLTFHLLREMMEMSRAEQLAQQAQNNRRMMELFGK; encoded by the coding sequence ATGAAGCTCAATTTACTTGGTACCACCGTGATTCTGCTAGTTGCCTTCTTACCGCGCTACGAATGTCGGGCTATTGAGAGCCCTGGCGGTGCCCTGCGCGTCCCAGCTCCCCAAACCCAAAactcccagcagcagcagcagcagcagcagcagtctggtCCCATCCTAGAGCGGGTTGGAGAGGAGTATTTCATCCGACTAGGCAACGGGGACTCTAACTCTTTCCCATCATCGTCAATGTATCCCGGCGGATCACCTGCCATCTACAACAGAGCGTTGCAACTCCAGCTGACGCGGCGCCTTTTACAAGGGAAAGTTGGGAACATCAGGGCGCTCATAAGCGGCTTCGGAGACCGCGGGGACGACTCGATGGAGAGGGGAAGGAGGTCCGAGGACCCGCCGATATCCCTGGATCTGACCTTCCACCTGCTCCGGGAGATGATGGAGATGTCCAGGGCGGAACAGCTGGCCCAGCAAGCGCAAAATAACAGAAGAATGATGGAGCTCTTCGGGAAATGA
- the rrs1 gene encoding ribosome biogenesis regulatory protein homolog, with the protein MAACDVEALLAKAEQDEAEKLKSISVQKELDLEFDIGNLLACDRNRVETRDLREQKEDFLRALARDNTQLLVNEIWKQPTERVEEAIVVKLPDPATPLPREKPPPKAKPPTKWEEFAKLKGIQKKKKTNLVWDETAKEWRRRWGYKRAKDDTKEWLIEVPETADPNEDQFAKRVKAKKERVAKNEFNRLKNIARAQKIKVPGVGLTPVAQQSKDELARAVSVARSSTASAGKFQDRLPKEKPPRNTGKKRKFQPLIGDFSSEKQKQLELLKIMDSKKPKLDITKAVNKQMREEDREEAAAKYKKGGAGKRGRKGNMPGKGKGKGMRGKGGKAGGGGGGGGGKKRGKPGKH; encoded by the coding sequence ATGGCAGCGTGCGATGTTGAGGCGCTGTTGGCCAAAGCTGAGCAAGATGAGGCAGAAAAGCTAAAAAGTATATCCGTCCAGAAAGAGCTGGACCTGGAGTTTGACATCGGCAACCTGTTAGCTTGTGACAGAAACCGCGTTGAGACCCGGGACTtgagagagcagaaagaggaCTTCCTTCGCGCATTGGCCCGCGACAACACGCAGCTGCTGGTCAATGAAATCTGGAAACAGCCCACGGAGAGAGTCGAGGAGGCGATCGTGGTCAAACTACCGGACCCGGCGACCCCGCTGCCCAGAGAGAAACCTCCACCGAAGGCCAAACCTCCCACAAAATGGGAAGAGTTCGCCAAGCTGAAGGGcatacagaaaaagaagaagaccaACCTGGTTTGGGATGAAACGGCGAAGGAGTGGAGGCGCCGCTGGGGCTACAAGAGGGCCAAAGATGACACCAAAGAGTGGCTGATCGAGGTGCCGGAGACCGCAGACCCGAATGAGGACCAGTTCGCCAAACGCGTCAAAGCCAAGAAGGAGAGAGTGGCCAAGAATGAGTTCAACCGGCTGAAGAACATCGCCAGAGCGCAGAAGATCAAAGTGCCAGGTGTGGGGCTCACCCCCGTAGCCCAGCAGTCCAAAGACGAGCTGGCCAGAGCCGTGAGTGTGGCCAGAAGCTCCACAGCCTCCGCCGGAAAGTTCCAGGACCGCCTGCCCAAAGAAAAACCACCGAGGAACACAGGCAAGAAGAGGAAGTTTCAGCCCCTCATCGGTGACTTTTCCAGTGAGAAGCAGAAGCAGCTGGAGCTTCTGAAAATTATGGACAGCAAGAAGCCCAAGTTGGACATCACCAAGGCTGTCAACAAgcagatgagagaggaagacagggaGGAGGCCGCGGCCAAATACAAGAAAGGAGGAGCAGGGAAGAGGGGACGCAAAGGCAACATGCCAGGAAAAGGCAAAGGGAAGGGTATGAGAGGCAAAGGAGGGAAagcaggaggagggggtggaggaggaggtgggaagAAGAGAGGCAAACCTGGGAAGCACTGA